Proteins encoded in a region of the Micromonas commoda chromosome 10, complete sequence genome:
- a CDS encoding predicted protein, with translation HPNVVTLLAAFLSEERNESYLLLGDAGDNLHAARERGEVSPRDVRRHARSVLRALEHVHAHGVVHRDVKGGNILVGKDGVATLIDFGVARHVSVPDQFPAARYGTPGYQAPELLMTDMRAAERDVRLYQKVDAFAMGCTLFFLCTGR, from the coding sequence CATCCCAACGTCGTCACGCTGTTAGCCGCGTTCCTGTCGGAGGAAAGAAACGAGAGCTACCTCCTGTTGGGTGACGCGGGGGATAACCttcacgcggcgcgggaaaGAGGCGAGGTGTCGCCGCGGGACGTCAGAAGGCACGCGAGGAGCGTCTTAAGGGCGCTGGAGCACGtccacgcgcacggcgtGGTGCACAGGGACGTCAAGGGGGGGAACATCTTGGTGGGAAaagacggcgtcgcgacgctgaTCGACTTCGGCGTCGCCAGGCACGTCTCGGTCCCGGATCagttcccggcggcgaggtacggGACCCCGGGGTACCAGGCCCCGGAGCTGTTGATGACGGacatgcgcgccgccgaacgcgacgtgAGGTTGTACCAGAAggtggacgcgttcgccATGGGATGCACGCTCTTCTTCCTGTGCACCGGGCGC
- a CDS encoding predicted protein encodes MFRTVAAALARRSARHVVDATERRFSRFDALRRCRASDAFAASTRAGMCHDARALGPLPGDAEHAVSDVDKFLFDTNGFVVVKDVFSKDDLHAFHDAIDAHAHLIHERKGQLRLTAAKTPLSGDGKTGRKDLAGFLGWQKPHCDPFRSVLAHPKLVPYLHELVGPGYRLDHNPLLIMQDPGAEGFEFHGGSTLDSGDWNHPLGYDFRHGKMRCNLLAFAVHLTDVKEGDGGFCIVRGSHKSNYVCPPSIKRYEEATEHSYQPAVNAGDVVVFTEATTHGTLPWRGDAQRRNLIYRFSPANISYGRGAMDDGSYLAPAPNWPRSYLEGMSEAQRCVMAPPYHPRLNRVAVKPDASGVVKPAPREAHKVDFDRAVFKADYF; translated from the coding sequence atgttccgaaccgtcgccgccgcgctcgctcgccgctccgctcgccacgtcgtcgatgcgACGGAGCGTCGCTTTtcgcgcttcgacgcgctTCGACGTTGTCGAGcctccgacgcgttcgcggcgtcgacgcgcgcggggatgtgccacgacgcgcgggcgctcggaCCGCTTCCCGGCGATGCCGAACACGCCGTCTCCGACGTGGACAAGTTCCTCTTCGACACCaacggcttcgtcgtcgtcaaggaCGTCTTCTCGAAGGACGACCTCCACGCTTTccacgacgccatcgacgcgcacgcgcaccTCATCCACGAGCGCAAGGGCCAGCTCaggctcaccgccgccaagaCCCCGCTCTCGGGCGACGGCAAGACCGGCCGCAAGGACCTCGCGGGCTTCCTGGGCTGGCAAAAGCCCCACTGCGATCCCTTCAGGAGCGTCCTCGCGCATCCAAAGTTAGTGCCGTACctgcacgagctcgtcggtcCGGGGTACCGACTGGACCACAACCCGCTGCTGATCATGCAGGAtcccggcgcggaggggtTCGAGTTTCACGGCGGCAGCACCCTGGACTCGGGCGACTGGAACCACCCGCTCGGGTACGACTTTCGCCACGGCAAGATGCGGTGCAACCTCCTGGCGTTTGCGGTGCATCTGACCGACGtgaaggagggcgacggcgggtttTGCATCGTCCGCGGGTCGCACAAGAGCAACTACGTCTGCCCGCCGTCCATCAAGCGgtacgaggaggcgacggagcaCTCGTACCagcccgcggtgaacgccggggacgtggtGGTATTCACGGAGGCGACCACGCACGGGACGCTGCCGtggaggggcgacgcgcagcGGCGAAATTTAATCTATCGGTTCTCCCCCGCGAACATCTCGTACGGTcggggcgcgatggacgacgggAGTTACCTCGCGCCGGCTCCCAACTGGCCGCGCAGTTACCTGGAGGGGATGAGCGAGGCGCAGAGGTGCGTGATGGCGCCGCCGTACCACCCGCGTCTCAACCGCGTGGCGGTGAagcccgacgcgagcggggtggtcaagccggcgccgagggaagCGCACAAGGTGGACTTCGACCGAGCCGTGTTCAAGGCGGACTACTTTTAA